Proteins encoded by one window of uncultured Draconibacterium sp.:
- a CDS encoding DUF4876 domain-containing protein gives MKKFLYLILVFLVACESYDEPATYYFSVKASYPENINDGGAVNDQEIIVRNVQTSREYTAQTNNEGIATFNVRGGNYDILISFQEKHTIDIDGYPTEKTLLFNGSLTGELILDDDITLTLETEYSIENEGFVIKEFYCSGSRTPEDKSYGADKFIEIYNNTDEVLYSDGLCFGVIRHTVSYEPTPWVDENGDLLPRIPLWSFVAIVPGSGEDYPIQPGESFIIALSGLNHRDDPNGNPNSFDLSIAAWEMVVEDGKYVDVPGVPNILMQRLTQGTAMVMDVRGQPVIIFRLPSDDLEVVFTDPDNFMIEPGGSFNCFMVPRAWVIDGVDNLRLDDRGVFKRLPNSIDVGYIQHLGSYQGVSIRRKVKEVINGRTVYVDTNNSANDFLTNQEPTPGVIASE, from the coding sequence ATGAAAAAATTTTTATACCTGATACTTGTGTTTCTTGTGGCATGCGAAAGCTACGATGAACCTGCTACTTATTATTTCTCAGTTAAAGCCAGCTATCCTGAGAACATCAACGATGGTGGAGCTGTAAATGATCAGGAGATCATTGTTCGAAATGTGCAAACCAGCCGGGAATATACGGCCCAAACCAATAATGAAGGAATAGCTACTTTTAATGTAAGAGGCGGAAACTATGATATTCTGATTTCATTTCAGGAGAAACATACCATCGATATCGATGGTTACCCAACAGAAAAAACACTATTATTCAACGGTAGTTTAACCGGTGAATTAATTCTTGACGATGATATCACTTTAACACTCGAAACCGAATACTCAATCGAAAATGAAGGTTTTGTAATAAAAGAATTTTATTGTTCCGGCAGCCGAACACCGGAAGACAAATCATACGGAGCAGACAAGTTCATTGAGATCTATAACAATACCGACGAGGTGTTGTACTCGGATGGATTGTGTTTTGGAGTAATCCGTCACACGGTTAGTTACGAGCCTACTCCCTGGGTAGATGAGAATGGCGATCTTCTGCCACGCATTCCGCTGTGGAGCTTTGTAGCCATAGTTCCTGGCTCCGGAGAAGATTATCCCATTCAACCCGGAGAATCATTTATTATTGCTTTATCGGGTTTAAATCACAGAGACGACCCGAATGGAAATCCCAATTCATTTGATCTGTCAATCGCTGCCTGGGAAATGGTAGTTGAAGATGGTAAATATGTTGATGTTCCGGGTGTACCGAATATTTTAATGCAAAGGCTCACACAAGGAACTGCAATGGTAATGGATGTACGTGGTCAACCTGTAATAATTTTCCGTTTGCCTTCGGATGACCTGGAAGTTGTTTTTACTGATCCCGATAATTTTATGATCGAGCCGGGAGGTTCTTTTAACTGCTTTATGGTTCCCCGTGCCTGGGTAATCGATGGTGTCGATAACCTGCGATTAGACGACCGCGGCGTATTTAAACGCCTTCCAAACAGTATCGATGTGGGTTACATACAACACCTTGGAAGCTACCAAGGCGTTTCTATCAGAAGAAAAGTAAAAGAAGTGATAAACGGACGTACCGTCTATGTCGACACGAACAACTCAGCTAATGATTTTCTTACCAACCAGGAGCCAACTCCGGGAGTAATTGCAAGTGAATAA